ACGATGGATCCAGAATAGATAAAATGCAAATGGAGAAATGGCCGTGAGCAAGATTAGCCCCAACACATGTTTATGGCAAATTGGGATATCCTCATGAATCCACAAAAATAAATGACCTGCAGTTTCTAAGCTCTCAACCTTCAAAAAGCACGAGAAAAAATATCCATAAGGTATATATAGCCAAAAGGCAAGCATAAATATGCCACTTGCACATCCACAGCTGCTCCGTTTCCAGCTATGTTTTCCTCAATAGAAACTCCAACTGGTAAGATGTACATGAAACATTTTAACTTGTACaaatgtttttaatttgttaaaaccattttattttatgaaatttatcAATCAATTGTTTGGCCATTCaaactcttcaaaagaaaaGTCCTTCCAATCTCTGTTAAACAATCATACTTTTCTATGAAATGATACAAGACTCACATTTTGGGTGTCCGCAGGTTATAACGTTTCTCAACAATTTTTTGTTCAGCAGCAGAAACTCTTTGTTGCTTCTTTCTGTGCTCACCATTGAAATGGCCTGCATTGTGTCTGTCATTGCTTGCCGTTTCTTGTGATATAAGCATGTGGTTTCGCTTTATTCTCTTTTTTGGTGTTTTAAAGAGATCAGATTTTGATACACAACCATTAACACACCAAATCTCATTCTCTTTGGTCGATTGCCCTAGAAAAGAGCTAGCACCTTCAATCACAGCTTTCACAGAACGTGTTCTAGTTGGCCTGGGCCTGACATTCCTTCCAGGTCCATGGGAGTGAGTATTCACATCAGAATTCTGAGAATTTGCTGGACCATCTTCAGGGTTATGATTAGAAGATAAAGCTTGATTAGCTTCAACCTCCCTGGTGCCACTTTTGGACAGCATTATTTCAACATTACAAGAATCATCAGCAACCTGTAGGATTTCTGGTCCATTTTCAGTGCTTCTTAAGGTATTTGGTGAATCCATGTCCATGTGCTTTATGATTGCATCCATGGCAGAAGCAGGTTCTGGTTTTTTTCCTGGTGAGAATTTAAATATCTTAGAGGTACATTTTCTAAACCAAGACATGGTTCCACCAGTAGCAGGAGATCCTGAATTAATGGGGAAAGGGGGCAATGCATTGATTAACCACACAGATGTGCCTTCGACCGGCTCCTTCAAATAATTCTCCGCTACTACTGGCAATGGAGGGGCCTCAAAGTTTTCCAACGCAGTTATAGAATTAAGATTGGATAGTATATACTCATGAACAGTATCCCCACATATACCGCAGTTCTTCTGTTTATCAACAAATGTAAGGAAGCGCTCTCTTTCCTTGACAAGTTGTCCCCTTTGATCCTTCAACTTCTGACTTAGTCCAATAAGATCCATTATATCATTTTTCATCTCGGATTGTTGGGCCTCCACTTGCTTCTTAAGATGTGAAATTTCTATCTTGTCTTTTTCATTCCCGTTTCTTTCCAACTTTATCTCTTCCATTTGTCTTCTCACCACTTCCCTCAGGCAAGTAACATTGTTAAGCTCTGCCTTGCTCTCTTCCTTGAACAATTTTTCTTTCTCATGCAAACAAGTCTCCATCTCTTCCTGCCTTATCAGCATTTCAGTCTCAAATTCTTGTTTCTGCAGTTCAAAATCGTATAGGAGTTTACTTTCGTCACTTTTAGATTTTTCAACCAATGTTAACTTCTCATGCTCCATGCTAGCAGCAAAAGAATCTTTTGCTAATTTAAGAGCTTCCAATTCCCTCTGCACGTACTGTTGTATTTCgatatttttgttatttaacATTTCCTCTTCAGACTGCCTTAGTTTTTCAAAATTCTTTTTCTTCTCGAGAACATCAGTCAATTCTTTCGTTATATCAGCTCTTCTATCATCCAGCTGTTCCCATTCTTTCTcaaatttctccttttcttgCTTCAAATCATCCGTCTCCTTCAAAAGCTGTTCATTTTGCAACCTCCACTTGTCCAACTCCCTTTCCAACTCAGATTGCAGGCGTCTATGCTCCAGTCTTTCATCTTCTGTTACCTTTAATTGTTCATGTTCTTCTTTTAACTTCAGTTGCTGTTTTTCAACGTCTGCCCTGAGGTATTCAAGATCAGCCTTGACGTTAAACAAGTCTTCTTTTTCAGTATGCATTTGTTCCCTATCTTTCTCCAAGCTCTTCTCATCAAATTTAAAAGACTTTTCTCTTTCCTCCAAAGCTTTAAATCTGGAATCAAAATCCATTTCCTTTTCCCTCAATTTCTCCAATTTCTTTTCAATTGCTTGATCTCTTTTCTTCACTTTCCCTTCCATATGAATAATTTCAGCTTCTTTTTTCTCCACTTCAACCGCCTTGCTTTTCAACTGTTCATCATGAAAATTTCTTTTGTGATCCATCTCCAACTCAAATTTCTTCTGCTTTTCTTCCAGAATGGCCTTATGTTCATCCAAGTGTTTCTCCATCTCCAACTATGTATTTTTAAGAGAAAATGATGGGAGAAAAGGACAATCAGATTCACCAGGGCAAAGTACTAATGGCCGAAAATAACTCTCAGATGAAGTAAATATACAGGCATTAGTTAATCACCAAACTGAAGTATTTCAAAACACAGACAAATATGCTCCGAGAAGGCAAGAGTAGATGTGACTTGATAAATAATATGTTAAAGGAAATACTCACTTCTTCTCTGGTATTTAACTTCTTTTGCCATTCTAGCAATTGTTTCTCTTTCATCTCTAAGTTCTTTCCTACAACGTTAGCTTCCTGCACTAAAATTTCCTCACAAATTAAAGAGGACAACCTGAACAAGTCCATCAAGTCACCAAAAAACGTGATCTATAAAACCATTCAAGTAATAGAATCTTGCCTTCTCCTTAAGAGCACAGCCTGCTATTCTGCTGCTTATATCTTCTTCTTTCATCTTTAAGGTTGAATTTTCCATCTCAATCATTTTTTGCAGTTGTTCAAGGTCATTCAGTTTCTCCTTTGTAATCTTATCCTTCTCGTTTACCCTCTCCTCTCTCTGGTTCAGCAATCTGCGACCATCTACCAGCTTCTCTTCTCCTCCCTTTAATTTGTTTTCCCACTCTCGCAAGTCTTCCCTTTGTTTAGATAAAGCAGTCTCTTGCGTTTCACGCCTAAGAAAATGACTCCTTATCAGTATCATTTAGTTGAacatataaataaatcaaacTATGCAAGAGAGTTAGAAGTTATGATAAAGAGCTAAAACTTATACTCTGCAGCAAAAAAGAACCGTTCTCTTCTAAGTGTGTTTTCTCGAGTCTCCAAGTCACGCAATTTCCTCTCCACCTCTGAGCTCTTCCTGCTCACCTCAGCAAGTTTGGCATCGGCTACATGAACCTGCTTCTCAACTTCCAATGATTTTTCCTCAGCACCAGCAGCCAGAGCAATCGCCTCAGCCAACTTTGATTCAGTATTGAACTTAATTTCAGCGTATTGTGTGCGTATCTCACGCAGAGCCTTCTCTAACTGTGCCAACAGCGCCACAAAAAGTCACTCAATGACAACAAATGACTAAAGACGTGATTATCATTAATGAGCTCTCACGATCACCTcttgaaaatatgaaaaaaaatccATGATGTCTAGAACCCAAATTAATATTAAATCATGACAGCCGAcctaattgattttttttgtttccAAATGCTTACATCCACTTTGTTGCACAAGGATAGCTAGCAGCTGCCTCAAGTAAAAATAATGTATCGTGTTGAATCATAAATCACTATTAGAAGCAATAATAACTTCATAATTACCACAGATGTACAAGCGACAAGAAAGTAAGAGAATTTTCCAAAA
This Primulina eburnea isolate SZY01 chromosome 2, ASM2296580v1, whole genome shotgun sequence DNA region includes the following protein-coding sequences:
- the LOC140823560 gene encoding nuclear matrix constituent protein 1-like isoform X1; its protein translation is MFTPQKKLWSLLRSEVGQEKGSISGPGSELNSNSKISRKNKDVDVCENDGANEQELLVNKVLKLENELFEYQYNMGLLLIEKKEWNMKYEEFKHASAELDESLKRERAAHSLAIAEVEKREENLKKALGTERQCVLDLEKALREIRTQYAEIKFNTESKLAEAIALAAGAEEKSLEVEKQVHVADAKLAEVSRKSSEVERKLRDLETRENTLRRERFFFAAERETQETALSKQREDLREWENKLKGGEEKLVDGRRLLNQREERVNEKDKITKEKLNDLEQLQKMIEMENSTLKMKEEDISSRIAGCALKEKEANVVGKNLEMKEKQLLEWQKKLNTREELEMEKHLDEHKAILEEKQKKFELEMDHKRNFHDEQLKSKAVEVEKKEAEIIHMEGKVKKRDQAIEKKLEKLREKEMDFDSRFKALEEREKSFKFDEKSLEKDREQMHTEKEDLFNVKADLEYLRADVEKQQLKLKEEHEQLKVTEDERLEHRRLQSELERELDKWRLQNEQLLKETDDLKQEKEKFEKEWEQLDDRRADITKELTDVLEKKKNFEKLRQSEEEMLNNKNIEIQQYVQRELEALKLAKDSFAASMEHEKLTLVEKSKSDESKLLYDFELQKQEFETEMLIRQEEMETCLHEKEKLFKEESKAELNNVTCLREVVRRQMEEIKLERNGNEKDKIEISHLKKQVEAQQSEMKNDIMDLIGLSQKLKDQRGQLVKERERFLTFVDKQKNCGICGDTVHEYILSNLNSITALENFEAPPLPVVAENYLKEPVEGTSVWLINALPPFPINSGSPATGGTMSWFRKCTSKIFKFSPGKKPEPASAMDAIIKHMDMDSPNTLRSTENGPEILQVADDSCNVEIMLSKSGTREVEANQALSSNHNPEDGPANSQNSDVNTHSHGPGRNVRPRPTRTRSVKAVIEGASSFLGQSTKENEIWCVNGCVSKSDLFKTPKKRIKRNHMLISQETASNDRHNAGHFNGEHRKKQQRVSAAEQKIVEKRYNLRTPKILGAALANGSLHESRKRRKGKTSSVKRGKDDRLPGIMASSSEMVEGVGASTDEIHEPGTGVTLSEGFHGSDGDEPVRSTEAASEFSADSPLKIQGDNHEENMDTTNTFTNDMDLVEENITAGGENLEIDNDGGDEVNHPGEVSIRKKIWTFLTT
- the LOC140823560 gene encoding nuclear matrix constituent protein 1-like isoform X2, which gives rise to MFTPQKKLWSLLRSEVGQEKGSISGPGSELNSNSKISRKNKDVDVCENDGANEQELLVNKVLKLENELFEYQYNMGLLLIEKKEWNMKYEEFKHASAELDESLKRERAAHSLAIAEVEKREENLKKALGTERQCVLDLEKALREIRTQYAEIKFNTESKLAEAIALAAGAEEKSLEVEKQVHVADAKLAEVSRKSSEVERKLRDLETRENTLRRERFFFAAERETQETALSKQREDLREWENKLKGGEEKLVDGRRLLNQREERVNEKDKITKEKLNDLEQLQKMIEMENSTLKMKEEDISSRIAGCALKEKEANVVGKNLEMKEKQLLEWQKKLNTREELEMEKHLDEHKAILEEKQKKFELEMDHKRNFHDEQLKSKAVEVEKKEAEIIHMEGKVKKRDQAIEKKLEKLREKEMDFDSRFKALEEREKSFKFDEKSLEKDREQMHTEKEDLFNVKADLEYLRADVEKQQLKLKEEHEQLKVTEDERLEHRRLQSELERELDKWRLQNEQLLKETDDLKQEKEKFEKEWEQLDDRRADITKELTDVLEKKKNFEKLRQSEEEMLNNKNIEIQQYVQRELEALKLAKDSFAASMEHEKLTLVEKSKSDESKLLYDFELQKQEFETEMLIRQEEMETCLHEKEKLFKEESKAELNNVTCLREVVRRQMEEIKLERNGNEKDKIEISHLKKQVEAQQSEMKNDIMDLIGLSQKLKDQRGQLVKERERFLTFVDKQKNCGICGDTVHEYILSNLNSITALENFEAPPLPVVAENYLKEPVEGTSVWLINALPPFPINSGSPATGGTMSWFRKCTSKIFKFSPGKKPEPASAMDAIIKHMDMDSPNTLRSTENGPEILQVADDSCNVEIMLSKSGTREVEANQALSSNHNPEDGPANSQNSDVNTHSHGPGRNVRPRPTRTRSVKAVIEGASSFLGQSTKENEIWCVNGCVSKSDLFKTPKKRIKRNHMLISQETASNDRHNAGHFNGEHRKKQQRVSAAEQKIVEKRYNLRTPKILGAALANGSLHESRKRRKGKTSSVKRGKDDRLPGIMASSSEMVEGVGASTDEIHEPGTGVTLSEGFHGSDGDEPVRSTEAASEFSADSPLKIQGDNHEENMDTTNTFTNDMDLVEENITAGGENLEIDNDGGDEVNHPGCRSSC
- the LOC140823560 gene encoding nuclear matrix constituent protein 1-like isoform X3, with product MFTPQKKLWSLLRSEVGQEKGSISGPGSELNSNSKISRKNKDVDVCENDGANEQELLVNKVLKLENELFEYQYNMGLLLIEKKEWNMKYEEFKHASAELDESLKRERAAHSLAIAEVEKREENLKKALGTERQCVLDLEKALREIRTQYAEIKFNTESKLAEAIALAAGAEEKSLEVEKQVHVADAKLAEVSRKSSEVERKLRDLETRENTLRRERFFFAAERETQETALSKQREDLREWENKLKGGEEKLVDGRRLLNQREERVNEKDKITKEKLNDLEQLQKMIEMENSTLKMKEEDISSRIAGCALKEKEANVVGKNLEMKEKQLLEWQKKLNTREELEMEKHLDEHKAILEEKQKKFELEMDHKRNFHDEQLKSKAVEVEKKEAEIIHMEGKVKKRDQAIEKKLEKLREKEMDFDSRFKALEEREKSFKFDEKSLEKDREQMHTEKEDLFNVKADLEYLRADVEKQQLKLKEEHEQLKVTEDERLEHRRLQSELERELDKWRLQNEQLLKETDDLKQEKEKFEKEWEQLDDRRADITKELTDVLEKKKNFEKLRQSEEEMLNNKNIEIQQYVQRELEALKLAKDSFAASMEHEKLTLVEKSKSDESKLLYDFELQKQEFETEMLIRQEEMETCLHEKEKLFKEESKAELNNVTCLREVVRRQMEEIKLERNGNEKDKIEISHLKKQVEAQQSEMKNDIMDLIGLSQKLKDQRGQLVKERERFLTFVDKQKNCGICGDTVHEYILSNLNSITALENFEAPPLPVVAENYLKEPVEGTSVWLINALPPFPINSGSPATGGTMSWFRKCTSKIFKFSPGKKPEPASAMDAIIKHMDMDSPNTLRSTENGPEILQVADDSCNVEIMLSKSGTREVEANQALSSNHNPEDGPANSQNSDVNTHSHGPGRNVRPRPTRTRSVKAVIEGASSFLGQSTKENEIWCVNGCVSKSDLFKTPKKRIKRNHMLISQETASNDRHNAGHFNGEHRKKQQRVSAAEQKIVEKRYNLRTPKILGAALANGSLHESRKRRKGKTSSVKRGKDDRLPGIMASSSEMVEGVGASTDEIHEPGTGVTLSEGFHGSDGDEPVRSTEAASEFSADSPLKIQGDNHEENMDTTNTFTNDMDLVEENITAGVHVE